A window of the Arachis duranensis cultivar V14167 chromosome 5, aradu.V14167.gnm2.J7QH, whole genome shotgun sequence genome harbors these coding sequences:
- the LOC107488624 gene encoding uncharacterized protein LOC107488624, with the protein MRKQSYDPICFDTFDDHSDWILEDSSPFLTAEEVDALQNDLTNMSIQPTLDDLDQLNLEDDQDNDGPSNNAMEDMDTNQNEGNVDQAPNLPYEDVDADFELTPWT; encoded by the exons ATGAGAAAGCAAAGTTATGATCCAATTTGTTTTGATACATTTGATGACCATTCGGATTGGATATTGGAAGATTCATCGCCGTTTTTAACTGCTGAAGAGGTTGATGCTCTACAAAATGATTTGACAAATATGTCCATTCAACCAACTTTGGATGATCTTG ATCAATTAAATTTGGAAGATGACCAAGATAATGATGGACCAAGTAACAATGCTATGGAAGATATGGATACAAATCAAAATGAGGGAAATGTTGATCAAGCTCCTAATTTGCCCTATGAAGATGTTGATGCCGACTTTGAGCTCACCCCTTGGACTTGA
- the LOC107488595 gene encoding uncharacterized protein LOC107488595 produces MLAMEIAETPKSPLDLDRFAADSFVIHIDAFSSSSPTTTAAATTTATTPPPNNNPRITRSLSRKGSQRGGERKVNGNATLHDKDTATSSPKAVGGSCTPEKAALLGVGSIDHSINPRIHHQIPVTPTGTTAAESAKSLT; encoded by the exons ATGCTCGCGATGGAAATAGCAGAAACTCCTAAGTCG CCTCTGGATTTGGATCGCTTTGCTGCCGATAGCTTTGTCATTCACATCGATgccttctcttcctcttccccCACCACCACTGCCGCCGCCACCACCACCGCTACCACTCCTCCTCCTAATAATAATCCCAGAATCACG AGGAGCCTTTCTAGGAAAGGATCTCAGCGTGGGGGCGAGAGGAAGGTGAATGGAAATGCAACACTTCATGATAAGGATACTGCTACATCCTCACCAAAAG CAGTTGGTGGGTCATGCACGCCCGAAAAGGCCGCACTACTGGGAGTAGGGTCCATCGATCATTCCATCAACCCACGCATCCATCATCAGATTCCTGTAACACCCACCGGCACCACCGCTGCCGAAAGTGCCAAATCTCTTACT